The proteins below come from a single Burkholderia contaminans genomic window:
- a CDS encoding LysR family transcriptional regulator: MLNPVWLNTFATVTNCRSFTEAGRQLGLNQSSVSEHIRRLEESVGRRLFVRDTHSIAMTADGEALLVHANVILQALNRAESQFRKPRLKGRVRLGAPDDLALVALPDVLAGFRAAHPDVALEITTGMTSRLYEGLDAGALDLMIGKRRLGERRGTPLLRTRLEWVARPGTVVDPERPLPLVLVAEPSVTRAIVLNALAEKGIGWEVVCSSSSQPGCIAAARAGLGLTATSHYLSTRGLAPLVNGDALPVLPDIEFIALAAKRLSQPARTLLELLEASDLSTPGADA; encoded by the coding sequence ATGCTCAATCCCGTCTGGCTCAACACGTTCGCGACCGTCACGAACTGCCGCAGCTTCACCGAAGCAGGCCGGCAGCTCGGGCTCAACCAGTCGAGCGTCAGCGAACACATCCGTCGTCTCGAGGAGAGCGTCGGCCGGCGGCTGTTCGTGCGCGACACGCATTCGATCGCGATGACGGCCGACGGCGAGGCGCTGCTCGTGCATGCGAACGTGATCCTGCAGGCGCTGAACCGCGCGGAATCGCAGTTCCGCAAGCCGAGGCTCAAGGGGCGGGTGCGCCTCGGCGCGCCGGACGACCTCGCGCTCGTCGCGTTGCCGGACGTGCTCGCCGGGTTTCGCGCCGCGCACCCGGACGTCGCGCTGGAGATCACCACCGGCATGACGAGCCGGCTCTACGAAGGGCTGGACGCGGGCGCGCTCGACCTGATGATCGGCAAGCGGCGGCTCGGCGAACGGCGCGGCACGCCGCTCTTGCGCACGCGGCTCGAATGGGTCGCGCGGCCTGGCACCGTCGTCGATCCGGAGCGGCCGCTGCCGCTCGTGCTGGTCGCCGAGCCGAGCGTGACGCGCGCGATCGTCCTGAACGCGCTCGCGGAGAAGGGGATCGGCTGGGAAGTCGTGTGTTCGAGCAGCAGCCAGCCGGGCTGCATCGCGGCCGCCCGCGCGGGGCTCGGCCTGACCGCGACGTCGCACTATCTGTCGACGCGCGGGCTCGCGCCGCTGGTCAACGGCGACGCGCTGCCCGTGCTGCCCGACATCGAGTTCATCGCGCTGGCCGCGAAGCGGCTCAGCCAGCCGGCGCGCACGCTGCTCGAATTGCTCGAAGCGAGCGACCTGAGCACGCCGGGCGCGGACGCGTAA
- a CDS encoding ferredoxin--NADP reductase has translation MSDSRFHRLTVADVIAESDDACSFVFDVPAALRDAFAYRPGQFLTLNVPCADAPVARCYSLSSAPGIDAAPKITVKRVRDGRASNWLCDRIRAGDALDVLPPAGVFTPRTLDGDLLLFAGGSGITPVLSILKSALVHGRGMLTLIYANRDERSVIFRAELQQLAQRHPGRVRVIHWLDSVQGIPQQRHLEELARPFSQQETFICGPALFMENALAAMLGLGLPRSRVHVERFASLPDAPAPGAASADATASSVAAAASASGDGAAIETVLDGDAFAFDSAPGETLLDAMLRAGVPAPNSCRMGQCGACMCRIERGEVALDSNHVLDDDEIAAGWTLACCARPASDALRVVFPD, from the coding sequence ATGAGCGATTCGCGCTTCCATCGGCTGACCGTGGCCGACGTGATTGCCGAAAGCGACGACGCGTGCTCGTTCGTGTTCGACGTGCCGGCCGCTTTGCGCGACGCATTCGCGTACCGGCCCGGTCAGTTCCTGACGCTGAACGTGCCGTGCGCGGATGCGCCCGTCGCACGCTGTTACTCGCTGTCGAGCGCGCCCGGCATCGACGCCGCGCCGAAGATCACCGTCAAGCGCGTGCGCGACGGCCGCGCGTCGAACTGGCTGTGCGACCGCATTCGCGCGGGCGACGCGCTCGACGTGCTGCCGCCGGCCGGCGTATTCACGCCCCGCACGCTCGATGGCGACCTGCTGCTGTTCGCGGGCGGCAGCGGCATCACGCCGGTGCTGTCGATCCTGAAATCGGCGCTCGTGCACGGACGCGGGATGCTGACGCTGATCTACGCGAACCGCGACGAACGATCGGTGATTTTCCGCGCCGAGCTGCAGCAGCTCGCGCAGCGCCATCCGGGCCGTGTGCGCGTGATCCACTGGCTCGACAGCGTGCAGGGCATCCCGCAGCAGCGCCATCTCGAGGAACTCGCCCGGCCGTTCAGCCAGCAGGAGACGTTCATCTGCGGGCCCGCGCTGTTCATGGAGAACGCGCTGGCCGCGATGCTCGGCCTCGGGCTGCCGCGCTCGCGGGTACATGTCGAGCGTTTTGCATCGCTGCCCGATGCACCGGCACCGGGGGCGGCGTCGGCGGATGCGACGGCGTCAAGCGTTGCAGCGGCGGCCTCGGCATCCGGCGACGGCGCGGCGATCGAGACGGTGCTCGACGGCGACGCGTTCGCGTTCGACAGCGCCCCCGGCGAAACGCTGCTCGACGCGATGCTGCGCGCGGGCGTGCCGGCGCCGAATTCCTGCCGGATGGGGCAGTGCGGCGCGTGCATGTGCCGGATCGAGCGTGGCGAAGTCGCGCTCGACAGCAACCACGTGCTCGACGACGACGAGATCGCGGCCGGCTGGACGCTCGCCTGTTGTGCACGGCCCGCGAGCGATGCGCTGCGCGTGGTGTTTCCCGACTGA
- a CDS encoding acyl-CoA dehydrogenase family protein: protein MHRDNDSNALAATLIARAEALAPTLAGRAAQADAQGRIPAETIADMQAAGFFKVLQPKRYGGYELDPQAFFDIQMALARGCMSTAWVYGVVGVHNWQLALFDERAQQDVWGNDPATLIASTYMPVGRVTPVDGGFRLSGHWKFSSGSELCEWVFLGALVPAAVAGQPPEYRTFLLPKSDYRIQQDWDVLGLRATGSHDIVVDDVFVPAYRTHKAIDGMMGTSPGLAVNDAPLFRLPFAQIFVRAVCTSCIGALQGALDDFTGYAATRVSANSGAKTTDDPGAQNACANAAVAIDEMQVLLKRNFAELMASVTGGPAVSIERRVHFRYQSAQVAERCAQAANALLRYAGGNGIYHRNPLVRRFLDLHAARAHYANNVDRFGQNLGAVMLGRENTDFFI, encoded by the coding sequence GTGCATCGCGACAACGATTCGAACGCACTGGCCGCCACGCTGATCGCCCGGGCCGAGGCACTGGCGCCGACGCTGGCCGGCCGCGCCGCGCAGGCGGACGCGCAGGGCCGGATCCCGGCCGAGACGATCGCCGACATGCAGGCCGCCGGCTTCTTCAAGGTGCTGCAGCCGAAGCGGTACGGCGGCTACGAGCTCGATCCGCAGGCCTTCTTCGACATCCAGATGGCGCTCGCGCGCGGCTGCATGTCGACCGCGTGGGTGTACGGCGTCGTCGGCGTGCACAACTGGCAGCTCGCGCTGTTCGACGAGCGCGCGCAGCAGGACGTATGGGGCAACGACCCGGCGACGCTGATCGCGTCGACCTACATGCCGGTGGGCCGCGTGACGCCGGTCGACGGCGGCTTCCGCCTGTCGGGCCACTGGAAGTTCTCGAGCGGCAGCGAACTGTGCGAGTGGGTGTTCCTCGGCGCGCTGGTGCCGGCAGCCGTTGCCGGCCAGCCGCCCGAATACCGCACTTTCCTGCTGCCGAAATCCGACTACCGGATCCAGCAGGACTGGGACGTGCTCGGCCTGCGCGCGACGGGCAGCCACGACATCGTCGTCGACGACGTGTTCGTGCCCGCGTACCGCACGCACAAGGCGATCGACGGGATGATGGGCACGAGCCCGGGTCTCGCCGTCAACGATGCGCCGCTGTTCAGGCTGCCGTTCGCGCAGATCTTCGTGCGCGCGGTGTGCACGTCGTGCATCGGCGCGCTGCAGGGTGCACTCGACGATTTCACCGGCTATGCGGCCACGCGCGTATCGGCCAACAGCGGCGCGAAGACGACCGACGATCCGGGCGCGCAGAACGCGTGCGCGAACGCGGCCGTCGCGATCGACGAGATGCAGGTGCTCCTCAAGCGCAATTTCGCGGAACTGATGGCGTCGGTCACCGGCGGCCCGGCCGTGTCGATCGAGCGCCGCGTGCATTTCCGCTACCAGTCCGCACAGGTCGCCGAGCGCTGCGCGCAGGCCGCGAACGCGCTGCTGCGCTACGCGGGCGGCAACGGCATCTATCACCGCAATCCGCTGGTGCGCCGCTTCCTCGACCTGCATGCGGCCCGCGCGCACTACGCGAACAACGTGGACCGTTTCGGCCAGAACCTCGGCGCGGTGATGCTGGGCCGCGAGAACACCGACTTCTTCATCTGA
- a CDS encoding VOC family protein, which translates to MKVSMLLYPVDDIDKALPLFVDGLGLNVKFRDGDRYCALDGGPLTIALVAGDEQIVERAALTLRVDEDDDLYAAMARVVKAGASVRVPVQAGPHEYRAVLEDKNGALLVISQKRAA; encoded by the coding sequence ATGAAGGTATCGATGCTGCTGTATCCGGTCGACGACATCGACAAGGCGCTGCCGCTGTTCGTCGACGGGCTGGGCCTGAACGTGAAGTTTCGCGACGGCGACCGTTATTGCGCGCTCGACGGCGGTCCGCTGACGATCGCGCTGGTGGCGGGCGACGAGCAGATCGTCGAGCGTGCGGCGCTCACGCTGCGCGTGGACGAGGACGACGACCTGTATGCGGCGATGGCGCGCGTGGTCAAGGCCGGCGCATCGGTGCGCGTGCCCGTGCAGGCCGGGCCGCACGAATACCGTGCGGTGCTGGAGGACAAGAACGGTGCGCTGCTCGTGATTTCGCAGAAACGGGCCGCATGA
- a CDS encoding FAD-dependent oxidoreductase: MNDPQAQQYVFDVVVVGSGAGALLAACRAADRGLSVVVIEKTALYGGTSAVSGGGIWVPCNHHIAELGATDSREAARGYIEACVAGESTPEKIDTYLDRAPEMLRYLESKTPVRYQSLPKYADYFQKAPGAMPGYRALDPMPFDGGLLGDEFDRLRPASPGTLIGGRVAVTSKEAHTLFSRGPGFMKLAIAQFGRYWLDIGMRRRTRRDRRLTLGNALIGGLRRALLDRNVPVWLDTPMRDLLDVDGRVIGVRAQRFGQPVTIAARRGVILGAGGFERNQPMRERYLPQPTQAQWSATPPANTGDAIAEGHRLGGALALMAHVWGAPTVGVAGEEKQRALFVERNLPGCVIVNRLGKRFVNEAAPYSEFVPAMYRDHARTGANVPAWMVFDARFRRKYPCGPIMPASMMPDSRIPAAFRDVIVKAVTIDALAARIGVDAAGLHDTLRDMARYAVTGIDEAFGKGDNLFDTYYGDPRNKPNPCLGPVDQAPFYAVRIDAGDIGTKGGLVTDVHARVLRANGEPIDGLYAIGNTSASMMGASYPGAGSTLGPAMTFGYLAADHLAARAADAGGRPARPSTTELDGVQ, encoded by the coding sequence ATGAACGACCCGCAAGCACAGCAATACGTGTTCGACGTGGTGGTCGTCGGTTCGGGCGCTGGCGCGCTGCTCGCCGCGTGCCGCGCGGCCGACCGCGGCCTGTCCGTCGTCGTGATCGAGAAGACGGCGCTGTACGGCGGCACGTCTGCCGTGTCGGGCGGCGGCATCTGGGTGCCGTGCAACCACCACATCGCCGAGCTGGGCGCGACCGATTCGCGCGAGGCCGCGCGCGGCTACATCGAAGCGTGCGTGGCCGGCGAATCGACGCCCGAGAAGATCGACACGTATCTCGACCGTGCGCCGGAGATGCTGCGCTACCTGGAATCGAAGACGCCGGTGCGTTACCAGTCGCTGCCGAAATACGCGGACTATTTCCAGAAGGCGCCGGGCGCGATGCCGGGCTACCGCGCGCTCGATCCGATGCCGTTCGACGGCGGGCTGCTGGGCGACGAATTCGACCGGTTGCGGCCGGCGTCGCCCGGTACGCTGATCGGCGGGCGCGTGGCCGTGACGTCGAAGGAGGCGCATACGCTGTTTTCGCGCGGGCCGGGCTTCATGAAGCTCGCGATCGCGCAGTTCGGCCGTTACTGGCTCGATATCGGGATGCGCCGCCGCACGCGGCGCGACCGGCGCCTGACGCTCGGCAACGCGCTGATCGGCGGGCTGCGCCGTGCGCTGCTCGATCGCAACGTACCCGTGTGGCTCGACACGCCGATGCGCGACCTGCTCGACGTCGACGGCCGCGTGATCGGCGTGCGCGCGCAGCGCTTCGGGCAGCCGGTGACGATTGCGGCGCGCCGCGGCGTGATCCTCGGCGCGGGCGGCTTCGAGCGCAACCAGCCGATGCGCGAGCGCTACCTGCCGCAGCCGACGCAGGCGCAGTGGAGCGCGACGCCGCCGGCCAACACCGGCGACGCGATCGCCGAAGGCCATCGGCTCGGCGGCGCGCTGGCGCTGATGGCGCACGTGTGGGGCGCGCCGACGGTCGGTGTCGCGGGCGAGGAGAAGCAGCGCGCGCTGTTCGTCGAACGCAACCTGCCGGGCTGCGTGATCGTGAACCGCCTCGGCAAGCGCTTCGTCAACGAAGCCGCGCCGTATTCCGAATTCGTGCCGGCGATGTATCGCGACCATGCGCGTACCGGCGCGAACGTACCCGCGTGGATGGTGTTCGACGCGCGGTTTCGCCGCAAGTATCCGTGCGGGCCGATCATGCCGGCGTCGATGATGCCCGATTCACGGATTCCGGCCGCGTTCCGCGACGTGATCGTGAAGGCCGTCACGATCGACGCGCTGGCTGCGCGCATCGGCGTCGACGCCGCCGGCCTGCACGACACGCTGCGCGACATGGCGCGCTATGCGGTCACGGGGATCGACGAAGCGTTCGGCAAGGGCGACAACCTGTTCGACACGTACTACGGCGATCCGCGGAACAAGCCGAACCCGTGCCTCGGGCCGGTCGACCAGGCGCCGTTCTACGCGGTGCGGATCGACGCGGGCGACATCGGCACGAAGGGCGGGCTCGTCACCGACGTGCACGCCCGCGTGCTGCGCGCCAACGGTGAGCCGATCGACGGCCTCTATGCGATCGGCAACACCAGCGCATCGATGATGGGCGCGAGCTACCCCGGCGCGGGCTCGACGCTCGGTCCGGCGATGACCTTCGGGTATCTCGCCGCCGACCACCTGGCTGCTCGCGCAGCCGACGCCGGCGGCCGGCCCGCCCGGCCATCCACGACTGAACTTGACGGAGTCCAATGA
- a CDS encoding flavin reductase family protein, with protein MSDLTPHPLRTDMLLAMRRLARSVTVISSAHDGRRYSMSATAVDSLSTDPPSLLICINRSASLYPPLDAGAGFCVNVLSAAHEGIAIDCSGRLKGEARFTTGDWHTSALGVPYLRDAQASLVCEQDGRFEYGTHTVFIGRIREVLMSGDVDPLVYLDGAYTTPGAPVARAAA; from the coding sequence ATGAGCGATCTCACCCCCCATCCGCTGCGCACCGACATGCTGCTCGCGATGCGCCGCCTCGCGCGCTCCGTCACGGTCATCAGCAGTGCGCACGACGGCCGGCGCTACTCGATGTCCGCGACGGCGGTCGATTCGCTGTCGACCGATCCGCCTTCGCTGCTGATCTGCATCAACCGCAGCGCGTCGCTGTATCCGCCGCTCGACGCGGGCGCCGGGTTTTGCGTGAACGTGTTGTCGGCGGCCCACGAAGGCATCGCGATCGATTGCAGCGGCCGCCTGAAGGGCGAGGCGCGCTTCACGACCGGCGACTGGCATACGTCGGCGCTCGGCGTGCCGTACCTGCGTGACGCGCAGGCGAGCCTCGTGTGCGAGCAGGACGGCCGTTTCGAATACGGCACGCATACGGTGTTCATCGGGCGCATCCGCGAGGTGCTGATGAGCGGCGACGTCGATCCGCTCGTCTATCTCGACGGCGCCTACACGACGCCCGGCGCGCCGGTGGCCCGTGCGGCCGCGTGA
- a CDS encoding LLM class flavin-dependent oxidoreductase: MKFSLIYEAQTTDASREGDHRVFKETVEQALLAEQVGFDTIWCVEHTSLTNYAHMSAPETFLAYLAGRTTRIGLGHGVVCLPPAMNHPIKVAERVALLDILSGGRVHFGVGKGGSQQEAGAFGYDLNELQPMIDESMYLVPKMFVQDEIEHDGKYIKVPKRPIHPKPFQDPHPPMYLACTNTDALLRAGQRGMGALVLGFGGPDEVAKKNAVYREAWANRKPEDQVGFRPTQHLAALCPTVVMADGQAARKIGIRGQRYFMESLAYWYTGGERPDPAKWGDDLVQADTGEMVIRSRFASEEVVVNFADPALAMMNPNHAYGTVDDCIGYVGRLQEAGVDEVLFLCQMGTVPHDAQMETIRNIGEHVIPFFNKEKERACA; the protein is encoded by the coding sequence ATGAAGTTTTCCCTCATCTACGAAGCCCAGACCACCGACGCATCGCGCGAGGGCGACCACCGGGTATTCAAGGAGACGGTCGAACAGGCGCTGCTCGCCGAGCAGGTCGGCTTCGACACGATCTGGTGCGTCGAGCACACGTCGCTGACCAACTATGCGCACATGAGCGCGCCGGAAACCTTCCTTGCGTACCTGGCCGGCCGCACGACGCGCATCGGCCTCGGCCACGGCGTCGTGTGCCTGCCGCCGGCGATGAACCACCCGATCAAGGTCGCGGAGCGCGTCGCGCTGCTCGACATCCTGTCCGGCGGCCGCGTGCACTTCGGCGTCGGCAAGGGTGGCAGCCAGCAGGAAGCCGGTGCGTTCGGCTACGACCTCAACGAACTGCAGCCGATGATCGACGAATCGATGTACCTCGTGCCGAAGATGTTCGTGCAGGACGAGATCGAGCACGACGGCAAGTACATCAAGGTTCCGAAGCGTCCGATCCACCCGAAGCCGTTCCAGGATCCGCATCCGCCGATGTACCTCGCGTGTACCAACACCGACGCGCTGCTGCGCGCCGGCCAGCGCGGGATGGGCGCGCTGGTGCTCGGTTTCGGCGGCCCCGACGAAGTCGCGAAGAAGAACGCCGTGTATCGCGAAGCGTGGGCGAACCGCAAGCCGGAAGACCAGGTCGGCTTCCGCCCGACCCAGCACCTTGCCGCGCTGTGCCCGACGGTCGTGATGGCCGACGGCCAGGCCGCCCGCAAGATCGGCATCCGCGGCCAGCGCTACTTCATGGAATCGCTCGCGTACTGGTACACGGGCGGCGAGCGTCCGGACCCGGCGAAGTGGGGCGACGACCTCGTGCAGGCCGACACCGGCGAGATGGTGATCCGCTCGCGCTTCGCGTCGGAGGAAGTCGTCGTGAACTTCGCCGACCCGGCGCTCGCGATGATGAACCCGAACCATGCGTACGGCACGGTGGACGACTGCATCGGCTATGTCGGCCGCCTGCAGGAAGCCGGCGTCGACGAAGTGCTGTTCCTGTGCCAGATGGGCACGGTGCCGCACGACGCGCAGATGGAGACGATCCGCAACATCGGCGAGCACGTGATCCCGTTCTTCAACAAGGAGAAGGAGCGCGCTTGCGCGTGA